The genomic DNA ACGAAGTCAACATTATGAAGGCTTTTGACTGCGGCACCGTTGTCGCACGTTTTGATCAGGACTATCTCCTGAAGCAGGACAACAGTCTAAATCTGTCGATAGTTCCAATGGGGGTCGATCTCGGGTATTTTCAACCGAAGCCAACAACACACTCCGCACCGTTGATGCTCTTTACCGGCACAATGAACTATTTTCCGAACTCGGATGCTGCGATCTATTTTTGTAACGAAATTTTTCCACGTATCCGAGAAAGTCATCCAAACGCGCAGTTTTATATAGTAGGCAATCATCCATCGGATCAGGTAAAGCGGCTTGAGACACACGACGGTGTAGTCGTTACAGGTTATGTCCCGGACGTTCGTCCCTATTTTGAAAAGGCATCTGTTTTTGTTGCCCCTTTACGTGCAGGGTCAGGCATACAAACAAAGAATCTGGAGGCAATGGCGATGGGAGTCCCAGTCGTCACAACCTCCGTCGGCGCAATGGGGTTGGAGGCAGACATCGGCAAGGAATTGCTTGTTGCCGATACTCCTGTCGACTTCGCAAAACAGGTCATTCATTTACTGAATAATCAGCAGTCGCGAGAGACCCTCGCCCAAACTGCCAGAACCCGTGTCGAAACCAATTATAGTTGGGAAGCCATCGGCGAACGCTTAAAGCACGTCTATGCACAAGCAGTTCATACACGGGAAATTTAATTTTACCTTGCGGCGTATTGTCCCACAGGTTTCCTCTATAGGAGACTGCGCAAAGATCATTTGAACTGTTGCGTGCGTTCCATCTATTCGTCCTCCACTTCGTTACGGACTATAATGTATAGTGATCTATAGCACGCCCTTACAAGAAGGTAGCTTGCAACAACGGCGTAAGCGGACCTTAAGCGGAAACATCTATGAAACAAATTGCTTTATTTAACGGCTTGCGACTAATTATAAATTTGAGGAGGGAATATGGATAAACCGAAAATAAAATGGAGTTTTACAATTGTTGTTGATGTGCTTCTCGTCAACTTCGCATTTCTATTCGCTTATTTGACCAGCAGGCAACTCGGCTTTGATTTTTTAGAACAATCCACAGTGCTCTCCACCATACTGCAGAATGCTGACATATCTCCCTTCCAACCACAGCATGTTATCGGATTCGGTATCGCCACTGCTGTCACTATAGTCCGTATCGGTTTACTACTGGCTTTCAATCTCTACAAACCGATATGGCAATATGCCGCAGCTCAGGAATTTCGCACGTTGGCAACCGCGATTATCGTTGCGACTGTAGGACTCATTGGGCTTTCAATGCTACTGAAAATTGCTTGGGTCCTCTTCTTAATCGATGGATTTTATAACTTCGCACTCATCGGGTTTACCAAGTTTTCTGCACAAATCTTCCAGCGAGATAAAGGGGCGCTACACAGAAGATCCCAAAGCAATAAAGGTGCCATAGGACTACACTCCGAATCGCAGCCGTCCATGCAAAGACCGCCAACAAAAGTCCTTATTGTTGGCGCAGGTGAAACAGGTATCGGTGTGCTCCGCGCCCTTAGGAACCACCCTGAAAAAGGCTACGTACCAATCGGCTTCATTGACGATGCACCACACAAGGTCGGCAGAAGTGTCGCAGGGCTTGAAGTATTGGGCACGACCCGCGATCTAACCTATATTGCTCGCAAGCGCGAGATTGATGAAGTCGTCATCGCTATCCCTTCAGCACCAGGTGGTAAAATTCGTGATATTATCCGACAGTGCGAATACCGCGGATGTCAGTTTAAAATCGTCCCGAACATTCATGCCATCCTTGAAGGACGAGCCAGCGTCAGTCAGATTCGGGAAGTCCGATTTGAGGATCTTCTGAATCGGTCTACCTCCCAAATGGACCTCGCTGAAGTCTCTAAATATCTTTCAGGAAAACGCGTGATGGTAACCGGAGCAGGTGGCTCAATCGGGTCTGAACTCTGTCGCCAAGTGGCGAAACTCGACCCCGAACTCCTTATTCTCTTCGGGCGCGGTGAAAACAGTCTCTACCATACAGATATAGAACTCCGAGAGTCCGAACCGCAGCTCAATCGCGCTTTAGTTATCGGCGACATCCGGGATAATGCGAAAGTTTCACAAGTTACACGTAAATATCGTCCTGATATTATTTTCCACGCTGCTGCACACAAGCATGTTAAATTCATGGAGAACCATCCCGATGAAGCCGTCAAAAACAACATACTTGGCACGCAAAACCTCATCAATGCAGCAATTGAGCATGAGGTAGAGGCTTTCATCCTCGTCTCATCGGATAAAGCCGTGAACCCAACGAGCGTTTACGGCGCATCCAAACGTGTGACAGAGAAATTGGTTCAATGCAAAGCGAAGCAGAACCGCACCCGATTTATCGCTGTCCGCTTCGGGAACGTTATTGGAAGTCGGGCAAGTGTAATCCCGAACTTCAAACGGCAAATCGCTAAGGGGGGCCCCGTCACCGTCACACATCGCGAAGCGACGCGCTATTTTATGACGATCCCAGAAGCGGTGCAACTTCTCATCCAAGCAGGGGCTATGGGAAACGATGGCGAAATTCTGATGTTAGACATGGGGGAACCCATTAAAATTCTTGACCTCGCCCAAGATCTTATCCGACTTTCTGGGCTTGAAGTCGACACGGACATCAAAATTGAATTTACAGGGTTGGAACCGGGCGAAAAGTTGTACGAGGAACTTCTGACCCCTCAAGAGGGTGTTACAGCAACAAAACACCAGCGCATTTTCGTCGCACAGTTGGAGCAGATAGAGGAACGCCAACTCCTTTCCCAGATAGGAGAACTCTCACAACTCGCAGACGCATTGGATTCAGAAGGTATTGTTTCTAAATTCCAAGAATTGGTCCCAACATACCAGCCGAACCGCGCATTTCTCACAGATAGCGATGAAGATAGCGCGTCTGATATTATCCAGTTTCCTACGGAAACGGAGACGGAAACCGTCAGAGCAAACCGCCGTTAGTTTTTTGCCTATTGAATCTGGAAATCGCTCCAAATGTAAAT from Candidatus Poribacteria bacterium includes the following:
- a CDS encoding TIGR03087 family PEP-CTERM/XrtA system glycosyltransferase, encoding MKILFLSLRCPYPPHRGDRIRSYNFIKQLSKQHAVTLVYFAESESDIESAKHLEPFCERVEWVRFHRSFAFMNTGIHCLSRRPLQLHYWYAPQMQRKINQLLEQEDFELIHAQLFRMGQYVAEVQGPTKVLDLCDSLALNLSRRAELESNPWLAKIKLDCTPKRFLVKLEEKRVRRYEVNIMKAFDCGTVVARFDQDYLLKQDNSLNLSIVPMGVDLGYFQPKPTTHSAPLMLFTGTMNYFPNSDAAIYFCNEIFPRIRESHPNAQFYIVGNHPSDQVKRLETHDGVVVTGYVPDVRPYFEKASVFVAPLRAGSGIQTKNLEAMAMGVPVVTTSVGAMGLEADIGKELLVADTPVDFAKQVIHLLNNQQSRETLAQTARTRVETNYSWEAIGERLKHVYAQAVHTREI
- a CDS encoding polysaccharide biosynthesis protein, which codes for MDKPKIKWSFTIVVDVLLVNFAFLFAYLTSRQLGFDFLEQSTVLSTILQNADISPFQPQHVIGFGIATAVTIVRIGLLLAFNLYKPIWQYAAAQEFRTLATAIIVATVGLIGLSMLLKIAWVLFLIDGFYNFALIGFTKFSAQIFQRDKGALHRRSQSNKGAIGLHSESQPSMQRPPTKVLIVGAGETGIGVLRALRNHPEKGYVPIGFIDDAPHKVGRSVAGLEVLGTTRDLTYIARKREIDEVVIAIPSAPGGKIRDIIRQCEYRGCQFKIVPNIHAILEGRASVSQIREVRFEDLLNRSTSQMDLAEVSKYLSGKRVMVTGAGGSIGSELCRQVAKLDPELLILFGRGENSLYHTDIELRESEPQLNRALVIGDIRDNAKVSQVTRKYRPDIIFHAAAHKHVKFMENHPDEAVKNNILGTQNLINAAIEHEVEAFILVSSDKAVNPTSVYGASKRVTEKLVQCKAKQNRTRFIAVRFGNVIGSRASVIPNFKRQIAKGGPVTVTHREATRYFMTIPEAVQLLIQAGAMGNDGEILMLDMGEPIKILDLAQDLIRLSGLEVDTDIKIEFTGLEPGEKLYEELLTPQEGVTATKHQRIFVAQLEQIEERQLLSQIGELSQLADALDSEGIVSKFQELVPTYQPNRAFLTDSDEDSASDIIQFPTETETETVRANRR